From one Ammospiza nelsoni isolate bAmmNel1 chromosome 14, bAmmNel1.pri, whole genome shotgun sequence genomic stretch:
- the ALPK3 gene encoding alpha-protein kinase 3 isoform X2 — protein sequence MDRYCGLPKYEIFRHGNRHTLQLYKCREEDAGIYQASARNNKGIVSCSGVLEVGTMTEFKIHQKWFDKIKRKAEEKMQEIEQGKKRGKENAEVEKLQGMSPERLQRKRRLAQDQNLRSGDSSWEKEDTAKVHVADSQSRLHKDIAETKEQPLSAVPGFPNKLVAPLKAEVTTNGDASLESGEENGNSFLTYIYETVEDLATKPGAKDSAAKKKKKVEAPSAPKQEVSKREESGRDRANQSSNPRFAPPVPLRRNARLRAASDQEVETSPKLKESGKAVKQDIKPNDDMYFSLKDMYFDKQVKPAAGKEEVGAKDEAGSPAALQPVAASRQTEDAPLASEVLEGQRGQQQEQKLEGNKEVAARVGQSPGDLKHPVSSPARETSQQGSKLEEVRKEVPACQESRGPVKRTNPRFRPQEPPKPPPRSPEHVQSGKEQPSPRKQAERHSHALEDRETQQGLLNQENKSQGGEESLLKNLTPPEPGENTALEQIPCQTVKDGKSKEARAELSGSHPGVRTGGSGAAEPCLGAVHREAAGTPLGHQNTQNEMAAPASVPLAKEEPLPAPAVRPSGAQEALLASQRSPGVEATAGEVPSGAQLLPPARGGTEITMTAGSAPQEMFSAIASEQNAKPVPMGPQGKEGGLLTATAPCQEPAASSGTWEGASEVQSQVPLVLPGSERSQEMSVEEKMQHKNLVSSLKNYLLLLLKMSDSSKDGTKGDTDSGDTEQPNAGEGMIPEIGIAGLSPRTSRKVLEKVQNNQLFQTAENLPLTPRTSRRITGMINEEFVTSQEMLACRPVPPKRRTWGAPEAEGPPPLSVPSIVVGSVPTAGVAPHLSDSPPVSSEESPADPLAVLPCATPEELALGARRKIYLPKPKQVGLEEEATPESLGHTRSPTVSPRQSRKNASLLHSPAPAPSSPSEQCSPTLTRKMDTLEVPKLYEEPAGDTGGDKEVPGDAKPEAQPAESQSTNNPFKAPQVVRKIRAEQFSDASGNLKLWCQFFNILSDSKLTWYKDEIPVAEAQRSAGDEGQAALAVVQASQKDCGVYRCVISNEYGTDSTDFLLSPEVLSGFILREEIEVGEEIEMTPMVFAKGLADAGYWGDKLFGRVVSEDLEVGTGFLRKACRARAIYGLEPVFESGHTCVIKVHNFIVFGTKNENSLIEKNYDITIQECKVQNSSREYCKIFAAEARAVPDFGAVPEIIPLYLIYRPANNIPYATMEEDLGRPCEQYCVTERDGSLVARGTSEIVLKCCTFQHWVYQWTNGNILVTDMEGVGWKLTNVRIATNLKGYQGLKESCFPSLLEQFPAAHKCNHYCSILGLKMLEPAKPKGSKSPCLGRKSAQSSPQLQKKVLTSPQSARKASVSPKSSRRAAETGEASTACKPRSGESNRAGCPQ from the exons ATGGATCGCTACTGTGGCTTGCCCAAGTACGAGATATTCCGTCATGGAAACCGCCACACCCTGCAGCTCTACAA GTGCCGAGAAGAGGATGCAGGCATTTACCAGGCCTCAGCTAGAAATAACAAAGGCATCGTGTCCTGCTCCGGTGTGCTGGAAGTGGGAACCATGACAGAGTTTAAAATCCATCAGAAGTGGTTTGACAAAATCAAGAGAAAGGCTGAAGAAAAGATGCAAGAAATAGAACAAGGCAAGAAACGAGGAAAAGAAAATGCGGAGGTGGAGAAGTTGCAAGGAATGAGCCCTGAACGGCTCCAGAGGAAGCGGAGGCTGGCTCAAGATCAGAACCTCCGCTCAGGAGACTCTTCATGGGAGAAGGAAGACACAGCCAAAGTGCACGTGGCAGATTCACAGTCCAGGTTACACAAGGATATTGCTGAGACAAAGGAGCAGCCACTCAGTGCGGTGCCAGGCTTCCCAAACAAACTGGTGGCACCTCTGAAAGCAGAGGTGACCACCAATGGAGATGCCAGTTTGGAAAGTGGGGAGGAGAATGGGAACAGCTTTCTCACGTACATCTATGAGACAGTGGAGGACTTGGCAACCAAGCCAGGGGCAAAAGACTCTgcagctaaaaagaaaaagaaggtggAGGCTCCTTCAGCACCAAAACAGGAGGTTTCTAAGCGAGAAGAAAGTGGGAGAGACAGGGCCAATCAATCTTCAAATCCCAGGTTtgctcctcctgtccccttACGCAGGAACGCGCGTTTGCGAGCAGCAAGTGATCAAGAAGTGGAAACCAGTCCAAAACTCAAAGAGTCTGGGAAAGCTGTGAAACAGGACATTAAACCCAATGATGACATGTACTTCTCTCTAAAGGACATGTATTTTGATAAGCAAGTgaagccagcagcagggaaggaggaggtggGAGCCAAGGACGAGGCCGGGAGTccggctgccctgcagcctgtggcagCCAGCAGACAGACAGAGGATGCTCCACTGGCCTCTGAGGTGTTGGAGGGCCAGAGAGGCCAGCAGCAAGAACAGAAGTTGGAGGGAAACAAAGAG gttGCAGCAAGAGTTGGACAGTCTCCTGGTGACCTAAAGCATCCAGTGTCCAGTCCAGCCAGAGAGACCAGTCAGCAAGGCAGTAAGCTAGAGGAGGTCAGGAAAGAGGTGCCTGCTTGCCAGGAAAGCAGGGGGCCTGTGAAAAGGACAAATCCTCGGTTTAGGCCTCAGGAGCCACCAAAGCCACCGCCACGTTCTCCAGAACATGTTCAGTCTGGCAAGGAGCAGCCGTCCCCCAGGAAACAGGCAGAAAGACATTCCCATGCTCTTGAGGACAGAGAGACTCAGCAAGGACTGTTAAATCAAGAGAACAAAAGCCAAGGTGGGGAAGAGTCATTGCTAAAAAATTTGACTCCTCCAGAACCTGGAGAAAACACTGCTCTTGAACAAATCCCATGTCAGACAGTCAAGGATGGGAAGAGCAAAGAGGCAAGAGCAGAGCTGTCTGGGAGCCATCCTGGTGTGAGGACAGGAGGaagtggagcagcagagccatgtcttggggctgtgcacagggaggcagcagggacacctttggGCCATCAGAACACCCAAAATGAAATGGCAGCTCCTGCTTCAGTTCCTCTTGCCAAAGAAGagcccctccctgctcctgcagtgaGGCCATCAGGGGCTCAGGAGGCACTGCTGGCATCTCAGAGAAGCCCAGGGGTGGAAGCCACTGCAGGAGAGGTCCCATCtggagcccagctgctgcctcctgccagaGGAGGAACGGAAATCACAATGACAGCTGGATCTGCCCCACAAGAGATGTTTTCAGCCATCGCTTCAGAGCAGAATGCCAAGCCAGTGCCCATGGGACctcaggggaaggagggaggactcctgacagccacagctccatgccaggagccagcagcatcTTCAGGGACTTGGGAAGGAGCCTCTGAGGTTCAGTCACAGGTACCGCTGGTCCTGCCCGGCTCCGAGAGATCTCAGGAGATGTCTGTGGAGGAGAAAATGCAGCACAAAAACCTGGTTTCCTCCTTAAAGAACTACCTGCTGCTACTTCTAAAAATGTCAGATAGCAGTAAGGATGGCACAAAAGGGGACACTGACTCTGGGGACACGGAGCAGCCGAATGCAGGGGAAGGCATGATCCCAGAGATAGGCATTGCTGGCCTCAGCCCTCGCACCTCAAGGAAAGTTTTGGAAAAAGTACAAAACAACCAGCTCTTCCAGACAGCAGAGAACTTGCCTCTGACCCCCAGGACATCCAGACGGATCACAGGAATGATTAATGAGGAGTTTGTCACCAGCCAGGAGATGCTGGCTTGCAGGCCTGTGCCTCCAAAGAGACGCACCTGGGGAGCTCCTGAGGCTGAGGGGCCACCCCCACTCTCAGTGCCCTCCATCGTGGTGGGCAGCGTGCCCACAGCAGGAGTGGCTCCTCATCTTTCTGATTCGCCTCCAGTGAGCTCTGAAGAGAGCCCTGCTGACCCTCTGGCAGTGCTACCTTGTGCCACACCAGAAGAGCTGGCTTTGGGGGCCCGGCGCAAAATATACCTGCCAAAACCCAAAcaggtggggctggaggaggaggcaaCCCCAGAGAGCCTGGGCCACACAAGAAGCCCGACTGTTTCACCACGGCAGTCCAGGAAGAATGCATCCCTGTTGCattctcctgccccagctccatcctctccCTCAGAGCAGTGCTCTCCAACCCTCACGAGGAAGATGGACACCTTGGAGGTTCCTAAGCTGTACGAGGAGCCTGCAGGTGACACCGGTGGTGACAAAGAGGTCCCTGGAGATGCTAAGCCAGAAGCACAGCCAGCAGAGTCCCAGAGTACTAATAACCCATTTAAag CTCCACAGGTGGTCCGTAAGATCAGGGCAGAACAATTTTCTGATGCATCAGGAAACCTGAAACTTTGGTGCCAGTTCTTCAATATACTGAGTGATTCCAAGCTGACGTGGTACAAGGACGAGATCCCTGTGGCTGAAGCCCAAAGGAG TGCTGGTGATGAGGGCCAGGCAGCTTTGGCTGTTGTGCAGGCATCCCAGAAGGACTGTGGGGTCTATCGGTGTGTGATCAGCAACGAGTACGGCACCGACTCCACAGATTTCCTGCTCAGCCCAGAAG TGTTGTCAGGATTTATCCTGCGGGAAGAGATTGAAG TTGGAGAGGAGATCGAGATGACACCCATGGTGTTTGCCAAGGGTTTGGCTGATGCAGGCTATTGGGGGGATAAGCTCTTTGGGCGCGTGGTCAGCGAGGATCTGGAGGTGGGCACCGGTTTCCTGCGCAAGGCCTGCCGTGCCAGGGCCATCTACGGCCTGGAGCCCGTCTTCGAGTCCGGCCACACCTGTGTCATCAAAGTGCACAACTTCATCGTCTTTGGGACCAAGAATGAGAACAGCCTCATCGAGAAGAATTATGATATCACCATCCAG GAATGTAAAGTCCAAAACTCCAGTCGTGAGTACTGCAAGATCTTTGCTGCTGAGGCACGAGCAGTCCCTGATTTTGGAGCGGTGCCTGA GATAATTCCTCTGTACCTGATTTATCGTCCGGCCAACAACATCCCTTATGCCACAATGGAGGAGGACCTTGGCAGGCCCTGTGAGCAGTACTGTGTCACTGAGAGAGATGGCAGCTTGGTGGCACGAGGCACCTCGGAGATTGTGCTCAAATGCTGCACCTTCCAGCATTGGGTTTACCAGTGGACAAATGGAAACATCCTCGTGACTGACATGGAAG GAGTGGGCTGGAAGTTGACCAACGTGCGGATCGCTACCAACCTGAAAGG GTACCAGGGGCtgaaggagagctgctttccctccctgctggagcagttCCCGGCCGCTCACAAGTGCAATCACTACTGCAGCATCCTGGGCCTGAAGATGCTGGAGCCAGCCAAGCCCAAGGGCTCCAAGagtccctgcctgggcaggaaGTCTGCCCAGTCCAGCCCCCAGCTCCAGAAGAAGGTGCTGACAAGTCCTCAGAGCGCCCGCAAGGCTTCTGTGAGCCCCAAGAGCTCCCGGAGAGCTGCAGAAACAGGGGAGGCCTCAACAGCCTGCAAACCCAGGTCAGGAGAGAGCAACAGAGCTGGCTGCCCACAGtag
- the ALPK3 gene encoding alpha-protein kinase 3 isoform X4 has product MSSTRRALAGLYGRGTSHIDGAEEAESAAWASRPDRRSYLLGIRPQNSLSSSRFSPSSLGRSTFCAIISQLTEETQPLFETTIKSRAVSEDSDAKFTCIVTGYPQPEVTWYKDDEEMDRYCGLPKYEIFRHGNRHTLQLYKCREEDAGIYQASARNNKGIVSCSGVLEVGTMTEFKIHQKWFDKIKRKAEEKMQEIEQGKKRGKENAEVEKLQGMSPERLQRKRRLAQDQNLRSGDSSWEKEDTAKVHVADSQSRLHKDIAETKEQPLSAVPGFPNKLVAPLKAEVTTNGDASLESGEENGNSFLTYIYETVEDLATKPGAKDSAAKKKKKVEAPSAPKQEVSKREESGRDRANQSSNPRFAPPVPLRRNARLRAASDQEVETSPKLKESGKAVKQDIKPNDDMYFSLKDMYFDKQVKPAAGKEEVGAKDEAGSPAALQPVAASRQTEDAPLASEVLEGQRGQQQEQKLEGNKEVAARVGQSPGDLKHPVSSPARETSQQGSKLEEVRKEVPACQESRGPVKRTNPRFRPQEPPKPPPRSPEHVQSGKEQPSPRKQAERHSHALEDRETQQGLLNQENKSQGGEESLLKNLTPPEPGENTALEQIPCQTVKDGKSKEARAELSGSHPGVRTGGSGAAEPCLGAVHREAAGTPLGHQNTQNEMAAPASVPLAKEEPLPAPAVRPSGAQEALLASQRSPGVEATAGEVPSGAQLLPPARGGTEITMTAGSAPQEMFSAIASEQNAKPVPMGPQGKEGGLLTATAPCQEPAASSGTWEGASEVQSQVPLVLPGSERSQEMSVEEKMQHKNLVSSLKNYLLLLLKMSDSSKDGTKGDTDSGDTEQPNAGEGMIPEIGIAGLSPRTSRKVLEKVQNNQLFQTAENLPLTPRTSRRITGMINEEFVTSQEMLACRPVPPKRRTWGAPEAEGPPPLSVPSIVVGSVPTAGVAPHLSDSPPVSSEESPADPLAVLPCATPEELALGARRKIYLPKPKQVGLEEEATPESLGHTRSPTVSPRQSRKNASLLHSPAPAPSSPSEQCSPTLTRKMDTLEVPKLYEEPAGDTGGDKEVPGDAKPEAQPAESQSTNNPFKAPQVVRKIRAEQFSDASGNLKLWCQFFNILSDSKLTWYKDEIPVAEAQRSAGDEGQAALAVVQASQKDCGVYRCVISNEYGTDSTDFLLSPEVLSGFILREEIEALPPTSWRGDRDDTHGVCQGFG; this is encoded by the exons GGTACCCACAGCCTGAGGTGACATGGTACAAGGATGATGAGGAGATGGATCGCTACTGTGGCTTGCCCAAGTACGAGATATTCCGTCATGGAAACCGCCACACCCTGCAGCTCTACAA GTGCCGAGAAGAGGATGCAGGCATTTACCAGGCCTCAGCTAGAAATAACAAAGGCATCGTGTCCTGCTCCGGTGTGCTGGAAGTGGGAACCATGACAGAGTTTAAAATCCATCAGAAGTGGTTTGACAAAATCAAGAGAAAGGCTGAAGAAAAGATGCAAGAAATAGAACAAGGCAAGAAACGAGGAAAAGAAAATGCGGAGGTGGAGAAGTTGCAAGGAATGAGCCCTGAACGGCTCCAGAGGAAGCGGAGGCTGGCTCAAGATCAGAACCTCCGCTCAGGAGACTCTTCATGGGAGAAGGAAGACACAGCCAAAGTGCACGTGGCAGATTCACAGTCCAGGTTACACAAGGATATTGCTGAGACAAAGGAGCAGCCACTCAGTGCGGTGCCAGGCTTCCCAAACAAACTGGTGGCACCTCTGAAAGCAGAGGTGACCACCAATGGAGATGCCAGTTTGGAAAGTGGGGAGGAGAATGGGAACAGCTTTCTCACGTACATCTATGAGACAGTGGAGGACTTGGCAACCAAGCCAGGGGCAAAAGACTCTgcagctaaaaagaaaaagaaggtggAGGCTCCTTCAGCACCAAAACAGGAGGTTTCTAAGCGAGAAGAAAGTGGGAGAGACAGGGCCAATCAATCTTCAAATCCCAGGTTtgctcctcctgtccccttACGCAGGAACGCGCGTTTGCGAGCAGCAAGTGATCAAGAAGTGGAAACCAGTCCAAAACTCAAAGAGTCTGGGAAAGCTGTGAAACAGGACATTAAACCCAATGATGACATGTACTTCTCTCTAAAGGACATGTATTTTGATAAGCAAGTgaagccagcagcagggaaggaggaggtggGAGCCAAGGACGAGGCCGGGAGTccggctgccctgcagcctgtggcagCCAGCAGACAGACAGAGGATGCTCCACTGGCCTCTGAGGTGTTGGAGGGCCAGAGAGGCCAGCAGCAAGAACAGAAGTTGGAGGGAAACAAAGAG gttGCAGCAAGAGTTGGACAGTCTCCTGGTGACCTAAAGCATCCAGTGTCCAGTCCAGCCAGAGAGACCAGTCAGCAAGGCAGTAAGCTAGAGGAGGTCAGGAAAGAGGTGCCTGCTTGCCAGGAAAGCAGGGGGCCTGTGAAAAGGACAAATCCTCGGTTTAGGCCTCAGGAGCCACCAAAGCCACCGCCACGTTCTCCAGAACATGTTCAGTCTGGCAAGGAGCAGCCGTCCCCCAGGAAACAGGCAGAAAGACATTCCCATGCTCTTGAGGACAGAGAGACTCAGCAAGGACTGTTAAATCAAGAGAACAAAAGCCAAGGTGGGGAAGAGTCATTGCTAAAAAATTTGACTCCTCCAGAACCTGGAGAAAACACTGCTCTTGAACAAATCCCATGTCAGACAGTCAAGGATGGGAAGAGCAAAGAGGCAAGAGCAGAGCTGTCTGGGAGCCATCCTGGTGTGAGGACAGGAGGaagtggagcagcagagccatgtcttggggctgtgcacagggaggcagcagggacacctttggGCCATCAGAACACCCAAAATGAAATGGCAGCTCCTGCTTCAGTTCCTCTTGCCAAAGAAGagcccctccctgctcctgcagtgaGGCCATCAGGGGCTCAGGAGGCACTGCTGGCATCTCAGAGAAGCCCAGGGGTGGAAGCCACTGCAGGAGAGGTCCCATCtggagcccagctgctgcctcctgccagaGGAGGAACGGAAATCACAATGACAGCTGGATCTGCCCCACAAGAGATGTTTTCAGCCATCGCTTCAGAGCAGAATGCCAAGCCAGTGCCCATGGGACctcaggggaaggagggaggactcctgacagccacagctccatgccaggagccagcagcatcTTCAGGGACTTGGGAAGGAGCCTCTGAGGTTCAGTCACAGGTACCGCTGGTCCTGCCCGGCTCCGAGAGATCTCAGGAGATGTCTGTGGAGGAGAAAATGCAGCACAAAAACCTGGTTTCCTCCTTAAAGAACTACCTGCTGCTACTTCTAAAAATGTCAGATAGCAGTAAGGATGGCACAAAAGGGGACACTGACTCTGGGGACACGGAGCAGCCGAATGCAGGGGAAGGCATGATCCCAGAGATAGGCATTGCTGGCCTCAGCCCTCGCACCTCAAGGAAAGTTTTGGAAAAAGTACAAAACAACCAGCTCTTCCAGACAGCAGAGAACTTGCCTCTGACCCCCAGGACATCCAGACGGATCACAGGAATGATTAATGAGGAGTTTGTCACCAGCCAGGAGATGCTGGCTTGCAGGCCTGTGCCTCCAAAGAGACGCACCTGGGGAGCTCCTGAGGCTGAGGGGCCACCCCCACTCTCAGTGCCCTCCATCGTGGTGGGCAGCGTGCCCACAGCAGGAGTGGCTCCTCATCTTTCTGATTCGCCTCCAGTGAGCTCTGAAGAGAGCCCTGCTGACCCTCTGGCAGTGCTACCTTGTGCCACACCAGAAGAGCTGGCTTTGGGGGCCCGGCGCAAAATATACCTGCCAAAACCCAAAcaggtggggctggaggaggaggcaaCCCCAGAGAGCCTGGGCCACACAAGAAGCCCGACTGTTTCACCACGGCAGTCCAGGAAGAATGCATCCCTGTTGCattctcctgccccagctccatcctctccCTCAGAGCAGTGCTCTCCAACCCTCACGAGGAAGATGGACACCTTGGAGGTTCCTAAGCTGTACGAGGAGCCTGCAGGTGACACCGGTGGTGACAAAGAGGTCCCTGGAGATGCTAAGCCAGAAGCACAGCCAGCAGAGTCCCAGAGTACTAATAACCCATTTAAag CTCCACAGGTGGTCCGTAAGATCAGGGCAGAACAATTTTCTGATGCATCAGGAAACCTGAAACTTTGGTGCCAGTTCTTCAATATACTGAGTGATTCCAAGCTGACGTGGTACAAGGACGAGATCCCTGTGGCTGAAGCCCAAAGGAG TGCTGGTGATGAGGGCCAGGCAGCTTTGGCTGTTGTGCAGGCATCCCAGAAGGACTGTGGGGTCTATCGGTGTGTGATCAGCAACGAGTACGGCACCGACTCCACAGATTTCCTGCTCAGCCCAGAAG TGTTGTCAGGATTTATCCTGCGGGAAGAGATTGAAG CTCTTCCTCCCACCAGTTGGAGAGGAGATCGAGATGACACCCATGGTGTTTGCCAAGGGTTTGGCTGA